A segment of the Diachasmimorpha longicaudata isolate KC_UGA_2023 chromosome 5, iyDiaLong2, whole genome shotgun sequence genome:
AGAAAACAAGACTTAATGAGTTATTCCAATTGCATAATTTGATTGAGACATAAACGATTGAAGACCTTTAATAGACCTTTAATCCTGATGAATTCTCtatcatttttaataatcaagttaaaattatgaattctGATCAGATGCAATTGGAAGTACGGACAATCTCGTGCCCAATTTGACGAAGATTTCGGAAAGAGAAAGAGTAGGGGATGCAGGTGTCTGTCCCCAAAAAGAATGGGCCAAGGGAAAGACTTCGTGCCCCAAAAACATAGATCCCGTAAGAACTGGATGGATTGACTAATCCAGGGCATGTGATCTTATGGTGATGCAATCTATGTACGTACTTCAACACATTCTTTCGAAATTGGGGTAATAGGAGATTGGAACAATTGAAGATTTTGGGAAGAGGAAGGCCAGGCGTCGCAGGTGTTCAACCCCGAACAGATCAAACAAAAAGAAAGACTTCATGAGGCTTATGCCGCACaaatccgaaaaaaaactGGCTCAATTAATCAATGTCAAAGTATCAATCAATTTTACGATGAGCCATTCTTCTACATAATTTAATACATTATTAGGAAATTCCAATGATACAGTTACAGCTATCACCCAGAAACACGTGTGTTACTACAAACTTGGCTTATCAGTTCCTCGAACATCCACAAAACTCgtgagaagaaataaaatgaaaagttatCGGTACTTTTGTGGATTGAGAACCTCTGTTGCATGTTTCTCAGAAGAAATTACCAAAGATCTTGGAGGCTGAGGGAGGCATGCAGGGCTCTCCTGCACCATCAGGTGCGAGCACCACTGAGTGGCAATGTTAAAACCTTTGAACATGCACCTGCACTGTGCAGTCtcgaaggtaaaaaaaaaactgcgcCAAATAGTTTACACAGTAACTCGTCGCACATAGGAACGTAGTGTACCATGTGTCGACCTACAATCTACCGGACCATGAGGACTTCCCTCAGGTGTTCATTAGTTAGCTCAATCATACTTTAACGATTCATTTGTTCTTGTTTAAATGTAAAAGCAGAACAATTCTTGGACGTCGAAAGAACAATAAAGCCAGTGATTGTTTCTTTTATTGTTCATTCCCTTAGATATGGTGGTTACCATTCTTTTAAAAGTGCGGATAACAAGGAGTAGGGGATAACTTTTAGTTGTCCACATATAAGATGCTGTGCCCCGACCTCTGTTAGTCTTGAATAAACCGACCACTTGGGTGAACAATCGCTCTCTCGATTTCTCCCtaagtttttatttaattacaatttgTGGCTTGAGGTGTTAGTggtgtgaaaaattaatgatggaAGTGAGTAGTCGTGAGGCAAGAGTGTACAGCCAAGTACTCAATAAATCAAGAAGTGATTCGCCGGATAAGGGTTTAACCCTTGAAGAACTCATTAAAGAACTTCATAATGCATTCAACACCGATATTGTTGACATTGATAATGTTCAGAAATTACTCTCATTGTACAGGAGTAATCCCCACGACTGGAAGAAGTACGCAAAGTTCGATCGGTACAGGTGAGTGGGGAACTGGGGATATTTGAATTCTGATCACGATTTCCATGGATTATAACGGGTTGAGGGTGGATAGTTAGAATGTCACGTGAAGAGAAATAACTTTATTCTCGTTGAatagagaaattaaaaaattcttcgtaAATAGtaaacgtaaaaaaatctagaaaaccttcataaaaatattgaaattactGCGGGAATgcttaaattttatttctaatattttcaataatttttttttcaaattcttctCGTTTAGAAAAGTGAACTCaattcgtatttttttcgGGTGTTATCAATATAAAGTCAACTCTATCATCATCAACCCTGCTATCACGTCAACACCAGAATAATCCAGAAGCCTCATACAAACAGATCATGGTTCTTATCGTTCCTTAGTAATTCTATTGTTAATGCTGATCAATACACAACTTCGAAATAGTAATTAATTCACGTTCATCAGTAAGTTATTGTTAATCTTTATTTCAAAGCATAATTATTCCTGTGGATGATAACAAACAAGCCAGTAAAAAACCTGCTTATCACAGAAGGTTATCCATTTCCCCTGTATTGTGCAAAGCGATTGAGAcagaaaatcaaatgaaaaaaaaaattttaaaacaagTATAGCATTAAGACAGTTGTGTACCACTTATGAAGCAACATGGCTAGTCACAAATAAACGTATTGAGTAGTCTTACTTTCGTAAACAATTGCGCCCCACCCCCCTCTCCATCCCCCAGGCACATTGAAAAGTGGTGTAATTATCTGCACTCAGTGAATGTCCCAAGTATTTAAGCCTATCATTTCCTTTACGATATATTCCCCTGTCGAGATATGTTCGAAGAAACAGGTGAAACTAGGCAATCACGCTAGTCCCTGGACATGGCTGATAGTTAAGACTAGGATATATGTATTTTCATGTTAAatataaatgataatttatcaagtggaTGATGTCAATCGGCAGGTACACGAGGAATTTAGTGGACGAGGGCAATGGAAGATTTAACCTGATGGTATTGTGTTGGGGAGAGGGCCATGGATCAGCTATTCACGACCACGCTGATGCCCATTGTGTTATGAAAATCCTACAGGGAGAACTACGTGAGGTAAATTCGATGGAATAATAAGAGAAATTGATGGGAAcaatattttcgaaataattttgatattcTTGAGTTTAGGAACAAGAATTAATCCTAGATTGGCCACCCTGGGAGGGAAATGTCGTAACTGATCGTTTTTCATGAATAGacatattttcttttatttaccCTTCCCCTTCCAGTGCCTAGAAAATTATAGTAGTTTTGAGACAACATAAATTTTGGAATtactgaagagaaaaaaaatattttgaagattttcaggatttttttccccatgcAAAGCGGAAAATTATAGTAATCTAGCAATTGTGGGTTCTTCAACCAATTAAAACAAATTTTGTTATAATAATTTAGACGCGATATGCATGGCCATCAACCGAATTTACCGACTGTCCAGGAGGTCAAGAATTGCAGGAGATCGAGAAGAACGTTCTCCATCTCAACGACATATGCTACATAAACGACTCAATGGGTCTTCACAGAGTGGAAAATCCTAGTGCAATTAACCCCGCGGTCTCCCTCCACCTCTACTCACCACCATTCTCAACGTGTTCGATCTTCAACCAGAAGACTGGCCAGAGAATGCCTAGCAAAGTGACCTTCTGGTCCAAGTATGGCGAACGTCGTAATCGGGTGAGTTTCAGAAATTCTTGGACTAAAATTGTCAATTCCAAGgtgatttacaattttttttttgttacattcTTTCAGGAGATACAGGAAAACAGATGTCCAGAGGACAACTGATCCGATTATGCCACGAGGACAAGAGACAAATTGGTTTATGCACCAGCTGTTTCGAATAAAAAGATGAAAtgcgaaattctcattttttattttgacttTTCAAAGTTATCAAAAACGAAGAAGCTACggctgatgaaatttttttttgcattctgTTATCGTATTTGGAGAAATTAAaacagaaatgattttttaatacctTTTTATGACTCGGAGAAAGCAATATTGTATAAGATAATATGCGAAACAAAACGACAGCAAATGAACGAAACGTTCGTAATGTAACATAATACTGTTTCTTTTCAGCATTTATCGAAAACATACGTATTGAATattctccataaaatttttacattcataaaaaaatgctcAGAAATGTAATTGTCTATGTAATAAGTATCAATTTTATACTCATGATTATTACTCTGTAATTGCTGAAGGGTTTATCCCccaatttgtaaataaatatcaaaaaatttaaccTGCATTAGCCTGTCAAATTACGCTTTCCATGAATCAACACGCAAAGTTATCGTACTTTATAAATTGACAGCGTTATCGTATCGACATCCCGACCTGGGGTGACTTTTTGCTGATAAAATCCGGATTAATTTGCCTTGGGATCGCTCGTGCCGATAGCTGGAGTTTCGAAATTTCGCGACGAGTTTAATCAATATTAAACTTTTGTCATTTCCACGAGTGATTAGatgttttcaatattttaaggATGTTTGAATGTTGTCGTCCATGACAAATATAAAGTAACTTTCACAATGTTTTTTGAACTTGACAAATGTTTGTCTATTAATTCACGCTAACTCGATCCACTATTCGATGATATCGCTAGTCATACGCcattgaaaaagtgaaatgaatcattatttccataataacaaattttaatttccaaatTATCGAAGTTCTAAAAGTCcgtgatattaaaaaatctccaCGTTCAAATTACGACCTACCGTACCGACTGTCAATTTTAGTGCTTCTACTGCAGATAAAGCAGGTTTCCTTCTTCGTGACAGATGTCAACATTGAATGGTAAACATTCCATTAGAAGGTGCGCAAGTATCACATTTAAAAATCCTAGAAAAATTTGTAGTGTCCAAGAGTTTCAATCACGAATCCTTCTGATTAGTCaagtttttttgaaattattaatttccctAGGAGTTTTCCCGAGTCCATTAACCCCAGTCGGTAGATTCCGCCGTAATGTCCACCAATCTCCGTCAACCCGAGCCCCCCACCAGCCCCCACGACACAGTCATGGTTTCGTCGGAGGCTTCAAGCCAAGCGCGAGTGGAGCCACTCGCATAACAATTTGTCTCGTACGTAGAGACTCCATACTCCAAAAACCATCTTCacgtgtaaaaaattattctaattccCAGTTAATATAAACAATAAGCCCAAAGTGCCCAGTGAAGTGACTTATGTAGACAAAGAAAAATGTAACATGGCGATGGTTGCGTCAAACATGAGTGGCCACATACAGAAGCAACTCACCAGGAGTCTGGAGAGAATCCTGGAGGAGGCACACCTCAGCGGTGAGCTAAGACTCAGCGGTCGAAAGCTCAAGGATTTTCCCAAAGTAGGAAAAACCGGTGGAACAAAATACAATCTGTCCGATACAATAATCGCAGGTGAGACGGACCTTATTTTCACCTGTTTTCCCTCTAATATTATTCACGAGTCCAAATATTTCCGGTCTATCTTTATCCGATCAGAAACGATACATGGTGCAACGCGTCAGGTTTAACGGTCGTTGAAATTCCCCGGGGCTTAACctctaaaattcattttttacgaTTCAATAGATTGAAT
Coding sequences within it:
- the LOC135162831 gene encoding cysteine dioxygenase type 1, with product MMEVSSREARVYSQVLNKSRSDSPDKGLTLEELIKELHNAFNTDIVDIDNVQKLLSLYRSNPHDWKKYAKFDRYRYTRNLVDEGNGRFNLMVLCWGEGHGSAIHDHADAHCVMKILQGELRETRYAWPSTEFTDCPGGQELQEIEKNVLHLNDICYINDSMGLHRVENPSAINPAVSLHLYSPPFSTCSIFNQKTGQRMPSKVTFWSKYGERRNREIQENRCPEDN